From Abyssibius alkaniclasticus:
TCATATTGGTCATGGCTTTTTCAAAGGCCTTGTTCACCAACTCGCTGCGAGCCTTGGCGGTTTCGGCATCCATTTTGGTGGCGTCAAAACCGGCCAGCGATTTCTGGGCCTCAGCCATTGAATCCTGGAACACTTTCACCTGTTTGGTGAACAGGTCCTGATAGGCGGCGGCAGCAGCTTTATTGGCGGCGTTCAACGCATCCATATTTTTCTGCTGGGCGGCCATGAGGTCATTGCCACCAAAACCAAAGGCTTTGGGGTCGAAGGCGAAGGATTTCGCATCGAAACCCTTGGTGGCGCCGGTCATGAATTCGGCAAGCTTCTCGGGGGAGAACATGAAGTCTTTCGGGTCAAACATTATTGCACTCCTGTTGCGGTATGCGGCCTACATATGGTGCAGTGCAGCATTTGTCAAGGGTTATGTTGCAGTGCAACATTCTAGCCCGCCCCGAGTTCGCGGGCACGGTTGGCAGCGGCGGCAATCGCGCGGTGAAGCAGGGCGGGAAAGCCGGTTTGCTCATCCATCAGCACGGCAAGCGCGGCGGCGGTGGTGCCATTGGGGCTGGTGACATTCACACGAAGCTGGCCCGGATCTTCAGGCGCATCTTCTGCCAAAGCCCCTGCCCCGGCAACGGTGGCGCGCGCCAGATGCAGGGCCATGTCAGCGGGCAACCCCTGGGCCTGGCCCGCTGCCGCCATAGCCTCGATCAGGTGGAACACATAGGCGGGGCCAGAGCCTGACAGGGCGGTGACCGCGTCGATCTGCGCCTCGGTTTGCAGCCGCACGACCTGGCCCACGGCTTTCAGCACGTCATCAGCGAGGTTGAGATCGGCGGCTGTGGCATTGGCATTGCCGATGATGGCGGTAATGCCGCGCCCCACGGCGGCGGGCGTGTTCGGCATGGCGCGGATGATGCGGGCCTGCGCGCCAAGGGCGGCGCCAAGCGCGGCGAGTGTGGTGCCAGCGGCGATGGACACGAATACTGTGTTGCGATTTGCAAGTTCCGCAATGGCCGGCAGCGCATCGCCCATCATCTGCGGTTTGACGGCAATCACGCAAATGGCGGGGGCTTTTGGGAATTCGGCATTCAGGTTCAGCCCCTTGGCCACCAAGCCCTGCACCTGGTCCGATGGGTTCGGGTCATTCACCCAGACGGCGGATGGCTTCACGCCGCGTTCCAGCCATCCGGCCAGCATTGCGCCGCCCATTTTTCCGCAGCCCAAAAGCAGCATTCCATGTGTGTTGATTGCATCCAGCATAGCGCACCTTCGATTTGAAAATTCGAAGGCACGCTAACAGCGTGGCGCGTGCAGCGAAAGGGTCAGGCGGTGCCGTAAGCCTCGTCTATCGCGATATCCATCGCGCGCTCGGGCGGCTCGCCCCCCCAGCAGACAAGCTGGAAAGCCGGATAGAACCGCTCGCAGGCCAGCACGGCTGTGCCGACCATATCGTCAATCTGCGCCGGGCTGGCAGTGGCGCCCCCCGCAAGGTTGAGCGCATAGCGGAACACCATCAGCTTCTGGCTTTGCCAGAGCGTGAATGCGCCCTGCCAGTTCTGGTCATTGGCCAGCGCCATTGCGTGATAGAGCCGCGCAAGCTGGTCTTCCGGCGGGTCCATATCGAATGTGCAGATGATGCGCAAAGTCTCGTCATAGGCCGACCAGGCCAGCGACAGGGAATAGGTGCGCCACTGCCCTTCGATGGCCATAGCGATCTGGTCATCGCCGATCCGGTCAAAGTCCCAGTCATGGTCGGTGGCGATGGTTTCGACGATGTCGATGGGGTGAAGGTCTTCGCTGCTCATCAGGCGATTGAGATTGCCCATGCCTGCCTCCGTGCTTGGCCCCGTTCGTGGATTTGCCACTAGGGGCTGTGGGGGTCACCATGTGCTGGGGTCTACGCCCCTGCTCCATACGATATATGGTGGAGGCAAATGGATGGGCTGTAAAGAATTTTCTGGGGCTATTTTGCATTCGCTTTGGCGGCTCGCCTTGGGCGCAGCGCCGCAAGCGCGGAAATTGCCAGCAGAATCATTGCCATCGGCACAGAAAACCAGGTGCCAACAAAGCTATAGCCAAGCGCGCCAACCAAACCACCGAAGAAAAACATCAGGACAATTCCCGCCAGAAGCCGCAGCTTTGCACGATTGCCGCGGGCGTGTTGAACCCGGTAAGCCTGCCCGAACAGGCCGCGGCCAAGCTCTATCCCGATATCGGTGACGATTCCGGTAACATGTGTTGTGCGAATGACCGCGCCGGAAATCTTGGTGATGGTCGCGTTTTGCAGCCCCATGACAAAGCTCAGAATCGCAAGGCCCAGCATTTGCGCGCCGTAAAGTGGCAGGCCGATCCGGCCGCTGAATGCGAAGGCGAGGAGCAACGCGCCTTGCAGGCCGATGGGCAGGCTGAAGCGCTGGCGCGGGTGGAAGGCTTTGGCCCAGTTGATGATGAAGGCCGAGCAGATTGCACCCGACAGGAACAGGGCAACGGCCATCATGCCCTGAAAGGCCAACGTGAAGTTTTGCAGCACAATCTGGTCGGCAATTTGCGACATATAGCCAGTCATATGCGAGGTATATTGCCCCAGAAGCAAAAAGCCGCCCGCATTCACCGCACCTGCGATGCAGGCCAGAATATAGGCCAGCCGCCTGTCGCTGCGCGGCGTTCTATGTGCGCTGGCAGCCAGCTGTGCATGGCGAAAATAGCGGAACTGGCGAATGCCCATATTCAGGCCCTGCCCTTTGGGCGAATAATGCGGAACTGGCAAAGTGATGGTTTATGCGCACGGTAGCGCTGCGACGAGTCAAGTGCAATTGCGCCTAATCCGGCAGGCTGGTCTGCTGTTTTTTGGGCAGCGAGGCGCGCACGAGGCGGTAGGCGCTATCGACCCTGTGGCGCAGCTCGTCAGGTGCTATGCTGAAGGGCAGGTTTACCCATGAGCGGTGGAAATAGGCGGCCTTGCGGCCCAGGCCTGCACTGATCAGCATTTCGGCGGTCTCAACGCTGTCGGTTTTGAGCGTGATGCCACCCTGCGAGGCCGTGAGGCAGGCGAAAATCTTGCCGCCAACCTTCCAGACATCGGTGCCGGGGCCGAAGGGGGTGGAGCGTTCGGCCCCCGGTTTGGCGGCGCAGAGGTCTGTGGCGAGGGCATGGGTCATGGGCGCCAGAATAGCTCAATAGCACGGCGTGTCAGCCAGAAAATGCGGTCTGGCCGGACAGCGGGGTTGAGGCCCCGGATCAAGTCCGGGGCGGCGCGATTATGCCGTGACGTTAGGCTTTAGCGAGAAGTTCGTCGATGATGTTGAAGCCGGAGCCCCAGCCCTTATCCATGCCGCCCATCATCTTGGTGAAACAGGCGATTTCGGCTGCGCTCGCATTCATCGGGGTTTGGGTGAGGGTGACGCTGGTGGCATTACCCTCATCGCTGAAGCTGACCTCGGTCAGGAATTGCTGTGGCCAGTCGGGCATCATCCGGCTGGGGGCGAGGGCCCAGTTCTCATCGGTCGAGCCGTGGTGCCAGACGAGCTTTTCCTGCGGGGTGACGGTTTGGAAATCCATGCGCGAACGGTCAGACTTGTCGCCCCATTTCATTTCGTTCAGCCACACACCGCCAGCGCGAAGGTCATATTTGTGGATGATGGTTTCAACCCCCGGCCCATACCATGCGGCCAGCAGGGCGGGCGTGGTCCAGACCCGCCAGACAGCGGCACGGGGGGCGGCAAAGCTGCGGGTGATGCTGTATGTCGGCAGGTCAGTCATGGGGAGGTTCCTTGAAGTGCGGGGACAGGGCGGCGAGGAGGGACTCGAGCTGGTCAAAACTATCGGGCCAGAAGGATTTGAACCGCGCCACCCATGCGGCAGCCTCGGCCAGCGGGGCGGCTTGCAGCTTTGCGGGGCGGCGCTGCCGGTCGCGGTTGCGCGAGATCAGCCCGGCCTGTTCCAGCACCTTGAGATGTTTGGAAATGGCGGGCTGGCTCATGGAAAACGGCGCCGCCAATGCGCCGACCGTGGCATCGCCTTCGGCCAGACGGGCCAGAATGGCGCGGCGCGTGGGGTCGGCCAAAGCGGCAAACACGGCGTTCAGATTTTGATTACCGGATGGTTCCATAACTATTTGGTTATATTATTTGGGACCGGATTTCAAGGGTGGATTGTTTGGTGATGGCGGATGGTGCGCAATGAATGCGCACCCTGCGGGTTACATAAACGCCCGATCGACCGCGCCGCTGTGGGTGCATTTTGCACGGCTTGATTGGGGTGCGGATTGGGGGCAAATATAGACAAGCGCACCACGCGCACAGGGGGGCCATATGCGCACAGAACCAACCGCCAAAGAGATCAGCCATCCGACCAGCGCCAAGGTCACGACGCAATTGAAGGATATCCGCAAAACCCTGCCGCTGCGGGTGCTGAGCGAGGATGACTGGCAGCACTGGATTACCAAGGGCTATGTCATTGTGAAGGGCGCGGTGCCGCCCGAACAGGCCGCGCGCACCGCCGCAATGCTGTGGGCGTTCGATGAGAAAGACCCGAACAACCCCGCCACATGGTATGCCCCCCAGCGCCGCGCGCATGTGCGTGCCGAGCTGAACAATGCCGGCATGATCGAGATTTATAACCACCAGTTGCTGTGGGACAACCGCCAGACCCCGCGCGTTTACGATGCCTTTGTCGATATCTGGGACCGGACCGACCTGTGGGTGGCGATTGACCGCGCCAACCTCAACCCGCCCAGAAAGGACAAATCCGGCAATCCCGACGGGTTCATCCATTGGGATGTGGATACCAAGGCCCGCCCGCTGCCCATCGGCGTGCAGGGCGTGCTGAGCCTGCTGCCACAAACCGCAGAGACCGGCGGCTTTCAATGCGTGCCCTATCTGTTCGAGCATTTCGAGGACTGGGTGAAAACCCAACCCGAAGACCGCAACCCGCTTTTGCCCGATATGACGGGGCTGGCGCGTGAGAATATCAGCATGGCGCCGGGCGATCTTTTAATTTTCAACTCGCTGCTCGCCCACGGGGTGCGGCCGAATTTTTCGGAAAATCAGGTGCGCATGGCGCAGTATATCTCGATGTATCCGGCCGATGAGGACAACGCCGATGAGGTGGCCGAGCGCATTCGCCTATGGCAGGAGCGCGACCACCCGCAGCGCCCGGATTTTCCGGGCGATCCGCGCGGCTGGGAAAAGGCGCATTGCGAACCGGCGGAATTGAGCGAGCTGGGGGAGCGGCTGTTGGGGGTGAAGCGGTGGTAGCGTCAAGTTACTGCAACGAATATTTGCGTGTGGCTAAACATTTGATTCCCTGCCTATTTGTTTAGGCGGCTTAATATTAGGGCCAACGCGGCGCCACCGAGCATTACCTTGCCTAGCGTTGCACTATTCTTCGGTAGGTCGGATTTTGGCCTTACCGAGATACCTTCCTCTTTCTCAAGCCGACACGTTTCAATGTCAAAGTCGTCCATAATCTTAGCGGTAGTTGTATCAAGTGCAGTTGCCAATTTTTTCAGCATCGTAATGTTTACAGACGACTCGCCACGCTCAATGCGTGAGAGACCAGGTTGGTTTATGCCAAGTTTCGCGGCAAGTTGGCGCTGATCGAGATTAAGTTTCTTTCTTTTAATTACAATGAGTTGTCCAAAAAGTTCGTCGATATGTGTGATTCTATCGATCATGTCTTGCAATCCCAACTTGAGCGCATATTATCATATTAGGAATATTTTCATTATTCCTAATTTCTTCATCTGGTAATATATAGGAGGCACTCATGGCAAAATCAACTAATACCGGCTCAAAAACGCCTATGAATTCAACTGCGGCGGCTCGAATTCAGCGCGCAGCAGCAAAGGCAAATGGGGGTGGTGTTTCTAAAGGCAGCCATGCCGCGCGTGCGCAGGCAGCAGCTGCTAAGAATGGTGCAAAGGAAAAATAGACTCACGGAGGCGTGGAATATGTGTTCCGCGCCTCCATCATTGGTCGTCGCCGCCTAAGGATGACTGGCCTACTTACCCTTGCCCGCAGGCTTGCCGGCTTCCAGCGCCTCGATCCGGGCTTTCAGCGCCTCGTTCTCTTCACGCGCCTTCGCGGCCATTGCCTTGACCGCGTCAAACTCGTCGCGGCTGACGAAATTGCGGTCGGCGAGCCAGCGGTCCATCATGGATTTCATGGCGGTTTCGGCTTCGGTCTTGGCACCTTGCGCCACGCCCATCGCATTGGACATGAGCTTGGAGATGTCGTCGAGAATTTTGTTGCTGGTCTGCATGATGCATCCTTTCGGCTTTACCCCTATATGGGTGATCACGCAGAGTTTGCCAAGCCAGACTTGACTTTGGACAAAACGCTTGGTCTGTCAGCCCGCAAGAATCCAGCCCGCCGCCCGGAGGAAACACATGCTGCAATTTCCCAATATCGACCCCGAGATCTTCGAGATCAGCCTGTGGGGCATGTCCTTTGCGCTGCGCTGGTATGCGCTGGCCTATATCGTTGGCATTTTCCTTGGCTGGCGCCATGCGGTGATGCTGGTGAACCGCCCGCATCTTTGGGCCGATGGCCCCAATGCCACGGCACCGATGAGCGCCAAGCAGGTCGAAGACCTGATGACATGGATGGTGCTGGGCATCATCCTTGGCGGGCGGCTTGGCTATGTGTTCTTCTACAACTGGGCATATTTTTCTGAAAACCCCGTTGATATCGTGAAGGTCTGGCAAGGGGGCATGTCGTTTCACGGTGGCGTGGCCGGCGTGCTGCTTGGCGCGGCCTGGTTCTGCTGGCGCAACAAGATCAGCTTTATCGCCACCGCCGATATGATCGCGGTGTCTTCGGTCTTCGGGCTGTTTCTGGGGCGGATCGCCAATTTCATCAACGGCGAGCTTTGGGGCCGGCCAACCGATGTAAGCTGGGCGATGGTCTTTCCAGCCGCGCCCGATTGCCCCGGTGCCGCGCCGGGGCTTTGTGGCCGCCATCCAAGCCAGCTTTATGAGGCGGCGCTTGAGGGGATTGTGCTGGGTGCCCTGCTGCTGGCGCTGGTCTGGGGCGCGAAATGGCTGCGCAAACCGGGCCGGGTGCTGGGCGTGTTTCTGGTTGGCTATGCGATTGCGCGCACGATTGTCGAACTGTTTCGCCAGCCCGACGGCCAGTTCATGACGCCCGACAACCCCAATGGCTTTGTGATCAGCCTTGGCGATTTCGGGCTGACGATGGGGCAAAGCCTGTCGGCCCCGATGCTGCTGATCGGTCTGGTATTCCTGTTGCGCCGCCAAAGGGCATGAACGCGCTGGCGGCAATAATCGCGCGCGAGATTGCCGCCAATGGCCCGATGCGGCTGGACAGATACATGGCGCTGGCGCTGGGGCATCCGCAGCACGGCTATTACCCAACGCGTGACCCGCTGGGCGCGGGCGGCGATTTTACGACCGCGCCGGAAATCAGCCAGATGTTCGGCGAGCTTGTCGGCCTGTGGCTGGCGCAGGCCTGGATGGATGCGGGCGCACCTGCCGATTTTGTGCTGGCCGAGGCCGGGCCGGGGCGCGGCAGCCTGATGGCCGATATTCTGCGCGCCACAGCGCGCGTGGAAGGCTTTGCGCCGCAGGTCTGGCTGATCGAGACTTCACCGGCGCTGCGCGCGGTGCAAAAGGCGCGGCTGGGGGCAGTGAATTGGGCCGATGACCTTGCCGCGCTGCCA
This genomic window contains:
- the phaP gene encoding TIGR01841 family phasin (Members of this family are phasins (small proteins associated with inclusions such as PHA granules). Note that several different families of phasins have been named PhaP despite very little sequence similarity to each other.); this encodes MFDPKDFMFSPEKLAEFMTGATKGFDAKSFAFDPKAFGFGGNDLMAAQQKNMDALNAANKAAAAAYQDLFTKQVKVFQDSMAEAQKSLAGFDATKMDAETAKARSELVNKAFEKAMTNMTALAEGARSANTEAYEIVAKRVGDSMKELQDLAKKFSA
- the proC gene encoding pyrroline-5-carboxylate reductase — translated: MLDAINTHGMLLLGCGKMGGAMLAGWLERGVKPSAVWVNDPNPSDQVQGLVAKGLNLNAEFPKAPAICVIAVKPQMMGDALPAIAELANRNTVFVSIAAGTTLAALGAALGAQARIIRAMPNTPAAVGRGITAIIGNANATAADLNLADDVLKAVGQVVRLQTEAQIDAVTALSGSGPAYVFHLIEAMAAAGQAQGLPADMALHLARATVAGAGALAEDAPEDPGQLRVNVTSPNGTTAAALAVLMDEQTGFPALLHRAIAAAANRARELGAG
- a CDS encoding YbjN domain-containing protein — its product is MGNLNRLMSSEDLHPIDIVETIATDHDWDFDRIGDDQIAMAIEGQWRTYSLSLAWSAYDETLRIICTFDMDPPEDQLARLYHAMALANDQNWQGAFTLWQSQKLMVFRYALNLAGGATASPAQIDDMVGTAVLACERFYPAFQLVCWGGEPPERAMDIAIDEAYGTA
- a CDS encoding YoaK family protein, with the translated sequence MGIRQFRYFRHAQLAASAHRTPRSDRRLAYILACIAGAVNAGGFLLLGQYTSHMTGYMSQIADQIVLQNFTLAFQGMMAVALFLSGAICSAFIINWAKAFHPRQRFSLPIGLQGALLLAFAFSGRIGLPLYGAQMLGLAILSFVMGLQNATITKISGAVIRTTHVTGIVTDIGIELGRGLFGQAYRVQHARGNRAKLRLLAGIVLMFFFGGLVGALGYSFVGTWFSVPMAMILLAISALAALRPRRAAKANAK
- a CDS encoding MmcQ/YjbR family DNA-binding protein, whose product is MTHALATDLCAAKPGAERSTPFGPGTDVWKVGGKIFACLTASQGGITLKTDSVETAEMLISAGLGRKAAYFHRSWVNLPFSIAPDELRHRVDSAYRLVRASLPKKQQTSLPD
- a CDS encoding SRPBCC family protein, translating into MTDLPTYSITRSFAAPRAAVWRVWTTPALLAAWYGPGVETIIHKYDLRAGGVWLNEMKWGDKSDRSRMDFQTVTPQEKLVWHHGSTDENWALAPSRMMPDWPQQFLTEVSFSDEGNATSVTLTQTPMNASAAEIACFTKMMGGMDKGWGSGFNIIDELLAKA
- a CDS encoding ArsR/SmtB family transcription factor, with the protein product MEPSGNQNLNAVFAALADPTRRAILARLAEGDATVGALAAPFSMSQPAISKHLKVLEQAGLISRNRDRQRRPAKLQAAPLAEAAAWVARFKSFWPDSFDQLESLLAALSPHFKEPPHD
- a CDS encoding phytanoyl-CoA dioxygenase family protein, which produces MRTEPTAKEISHPTSAKVTTQLKDIRKTLPLRVLSEDDWQHWITKGYVIVKGAVPPEQAARTAAMLWAFDEKDPNNPATWYAPQRRAHVRAELNNAGMIEIYNHQLLWDNRQTPRVYDAFVDIWDRTDLWVAIDRANLNPPRKDKSGNPDGFIHWDVDTKARPLPIGVQGVLSLLPQTAETGGFQCVPYLFEHFEDWVKTQPEDRNPLLPDMTGLARENISMAPGDLLIFNSLLAHGVRPNFSENQVRMAQYISMYPADEDNADEVAERIRLWQERDHPQRPDFPGDPRGWEKAHCEPAELSELGERLLGVKRW
- a CDS encoding helix-turn-helix domain-containing protein, giving the protein MIDRITHIDELFGQLIVIKRKKLNLDQRQLAAKLGINQPGLSRIERGESSVNITMLKKLATALDTTTAKIMDDFDIETCRLEKEEGISVRPKSDLPKNSATLGKVMLGGAALALILSRLNK
- a CDS encoding accessory factor UbiK family protein; the protein is MQTSNKILDDISKLMSNAMGVAQGAKTEAETAMKSMMDRWLADRNFVSRDEFDAVKAMAAKAREENEALKARIEALEAGKPAGKGK
- the lgt gene encoding prolipoprotein diacylglyceryl transferase, which translates into the protein MLQFPNIDPEIFEISLWGMSFALRWYALAYIVGIFLGWRHAVMLVNRPHLWADGPNATAPMSAKQVEDLMTWMVLGIILGGRLGYVFFYNWAYFSENPVDIVKVWQGGMSFHGGVAGVLLGAAWFCWRNKISFIATADMIAVSSVFGLFLGRIANFINGELWGRPTDVSWAMVFPAAPDCPGAAPGLCGRHPSQLYEAALEGIVLGALLLALVWGAKWLRKPGRVLGVFLVGYAIARTIVELFRQPDGQFMTPDNPNGFVISLGDFGLTMGQSLSAPMLLIGLVFLLRRQRA